One Aureibacillus halotolerans genomic region harbors:
- the rsmD gene encoding 16S rRNA (guanine(966)-N(2))-methyltransferase RsmD: MRVISGTAKGHPLKSVSGQGTRPTTDKIKESLFQKIGPYFDGGTALDLFAGSGGLGIEALSRGVEHCVFVDKDPLAIKTIHANVTKCKFETRAEIYRNEALRSLSVAAKNGTRFVLIFLDPPYHLSILPKALKKIDQEQLLDQGGLIVTEHDTDVSMPDKFDTFALWKREEYSRQTTMTLYRSTR; this comes from the coding sequence ATGAGAGTGATTTCAGGGACAGCTAAAGGACATCCGCTAAAAAGTGTAAGTGGTCAAGGCACACGGCCAACAACGGATAAAATCAAAGAGTCCTTGTTTCAAAAGATAGGACCATATTTCGATGGAGGAACTGCATTAGATTTGTTTGCTGGGAGCGGAGGATTAGGTATTGAAGCGTTAAGCCGAGGTGTGGAGCACTGTGTTTTTGTTGATAAAGATCCACTTGCCATAAAAACCATTCATGCAAACGTCACCAAATGTAAATTCGAAACGCGTGCAGAGATCTATCGCAATGAAGCGCTGCGGAGCTTAAGTGTTGCGGCAAAAAACGGCACACGGTTCGTTCTTATCTTTTTGGATCCACCGTATCACTTGTCCATTCTTCCAAAGGCATTAAAAAAGATCGATCAAGAGCAACTGCTTGATCAAGGTGGCTTAATTGTGACTGAGCACGATACGGACGTTTCAATGCCAGATAAATTTGATACGTTTGCTTTATGGAAAAGAGAAGAGTATAGCCGCCAGACAACGATGACTTTATACCGCTCAACGAGGTGA
- the coaD gene encoding pantetheine-phosphate adenylyltransferase, with protein MGKIAVCPGSFDPVTFGHLDIIQRGSNVFEQIYVVVLNNQAKESLFDVEERVSLLKQVTSTMPNVTVESHQGLLIEYAKQKNAQVILRGLRAVSDFEYEMKIGSINKMMAEHIETFFMMTSSEYSFLSSSIVKEIAKYDAPVDQLVPAVVASALHKKYASK; from the coding sequence ATGGGGAAAATAGCTGTATGCCCAGGTAGTTTTGATCCAGTGACATTTGGTCACTTAGACATTATTCAAAGAGGATCAAATGTGTTTGAACAAATCTATGTTGTTGTTTTAAACAACCAAGCGAAGGAGTCCCTTTTTGATGTTGAGGAACGAGTTTCGCTCTTAAAGCAGGTCACTTCAACGATGCCTAATGTGACTGTGGAGAGCCATCAGGGACTTTTGATCGAATATGCGAAACAAAAAAACGCCCAAGTCATTTTACGAGGGCTTAGAGCTGTATCTGATTTTGAATATGAAATGAAAATCGGTTCAATCAATAAAATGATGGCCGAGCATATAGAAACCTTTTTTATGATGACAAGCAGTGAGTATTCCTTCCTCAGCTCGAGCATTGTAAAAGAGATTGCGAAATATGATGCGCCAGTTGATCAGCTTGTGCCGGCGGTTGTTGCATCTGCCCTACATAAGAAGTACGCGAGTAAATAA
- a CDS encoding nucleotidyltransferase, protein MKAVGMIVEYNPFHNGHLYHLQKSKYITGADVTVAVMSGNFLQRGEPALLPKWQRAEMALRAGVDIIVELPYAFAVARADLFALGAVHILSELGVSDVCFGSESGDIGAFQGAVSRMQRDKERIDQWLKDELSSGVSYPKAAAAAFQAIAPELDLDVSQPNNSLGLHYVAAIKQLGIKALTPHTIQRKQAQYHEPSPNGSIASATAIRNTFFSEGIHSSALVETLPAPTLDIMKHYLDEFGRLHQWEDYFAFVQLCLLSQSPRQLHQLYEMEEGVEHRLQKYARASSFNAFLSAAKTKRYTWTRLQRVCTHMIHSIPKLDYKPLSQRPLQHLPEEVRLLGFTKKGQAFLQETKKSRSIHLVTQTKERRGSMLSYDERSAAIHALAHPPALRARVWDDEKKRFPIQI, encoded by the coding sequence TTGAAAGCTGTTGGAATGATTGTCGAATACAACCCGTTTCACAACGGCCACTTGTATCATCTTCAAAAAAGTAAATATATCACAGGAGCGGATGTCACTGTCGCTGTCATGAGTGGCAATTTCCTACAACGAGGCGAGCCTGCATTGCTTCCCAAATGGCAACGTGCGGAGATGGCTTTACGTGCCGGTGTGGATATTATCGTAGAACTTCCCTATGCATTTGCTGTGGCAAGAGCCGATCTCTTTGCCCTTGGTGCTGTTCATATCCTTTCAGAATTAGGTGTCAGCGATGTATGCTTTGGTAGTGAATCAGGTGATATTGGTGCGTTTCAAGGAGCAGTATCACGCATGCAAAGGGATAAGGAACGTATCGATCAATGGCTCAAGGATGAGCTGTCTTCCGGAGTCTCCTATCCCAAGGCTGCTGCTGCTGCCTTTCAAGCCATCGCACCAGAGCTTGACTTAGACGTTTCACAGCCGAACAATAGCCTTGGCTTGCATTATGTCGCGGCCATCAAACAGCTCGGCATTAAGGCACTAACGCCTCATACGATCCAACGAAAACAAGCACAGTACCATGAACCGTCACCTAATGGGTCTATCGCTAGTGCGACAGCCATTCGGAACACATTTTTTTCAGAGGGTATCCATTCTTCTGCCCTAGTAGAGACCTTGCCGGCACCTACACTCGATATCATGAAACATTATTTAGATGAATTTGGTCGCCTCCATCAATGGGAAGACTATTTTGCATTTGTGCAGCTCTGCCTTTTGTCACAATCACCTCGTCAGCTTCATCAACTGTATGAGATGGAGGAAGGTGTTGAGCATCGTCTGCAAAAATACGCTCGGGCTAGTTCGTTTAACGCATTTCTCTCTGCCGCTAAAACGAAACGTTATACATGGACGAGACTGCAGCGAGTTTGTACCCACATGATACACAGCATTCCAAAACTTGATTATAAACCACTCAGCCAACGACCCTTGCAGCATCTTCCAGAAGAAGTACGCCTTTTAGGCTTTACAAAAAAAGGGCAAGCCTTTCTTCAGGAAACGAAAAAAAGCCGCTCCATTCACCTCGTCACGCAGACGAAGGAAAGGCGCGGATCGATGTTGTCGTATGATGAGCGGTCAGCTGCCATTCACGCGTTAGCTCACCCTCCAGCATTACGCGCGCGTGTTTGGGACGACGAAAAGAAACGTTTCCCTATTCAAATCTAA
- a CDS encoding YlbG family protein, which produces MIITERQGIVVYMHTLKQVRQLRKYGHVMYVSKKLKYALLYCDRTDVDGVMTKLGNLHFVLRLDPSFRPDVRVEFEKSKDLAKEYDYQLEAKDGEEEESLVTVTPL; this is translated from the coding sequence ATGATCATTACAGAGCGACAAGGGATTGTGGTTTATATGCATACATTAAAACAGGTCAGGCAGCTTAGGAAGTACGGTCATGTGATGTATGTGTCCAAAAAGTTAAAATATGCCCTTTTATATTGTGATCGAACGGACGTTGACGGTGTAATGACGAAATTGGGTAATTTGCATTTTGTGCTGCGCCTAGACCCATCCTTTCGTCCAGATGTTCGGGTAGAGTTTGAGAAGTCCAAAGATTTAGCGAAAGAATACGATTACCAATTGGAGGCAAAGGACGGGGAAGAGGAAGAATCCCTTGTGACGGTTACGCCGTTGTGA
- a CDS encoding DUF7147 family protein translates to MIYKIVPLGEGYTDVHELLEIARTNQHRLRHFVILKAPGEHETAAYSLLLILASAEKSRFQPLYLCREGIPSVDSKRYTSFVRAAEESGFTPLELEVKHSTTFYSQHQYQAYLLSILKLQRLLERDQSIWS, encoded by the coding sequence TTGATCTATAAGATCGTCCCTTTGGGGGAAGGTTATACAGACGTACATGAGTTGCTTGAGATTGCACGGACGAACCAGCATCGACTACGTCATTTTGTTATCCTCAAGGCCCCGGGAGAACACGAAACAGCCGCCTATTCGCTTTTGCTCATTCTTGCCTCTGCAGAAAAGAGTCGCTTTCAGCCTCTCTATCTTTGCAGAGAGGGTATTCCTTCTGTAGATTCCAAACGATATACATCTTTTGTTCGCGCAGCAGAAGAGTCTGGCTTCACTCCTTTGGAGCTTGAGGTAAAGCACAGCACAACCTTTTACAGTCAGCACCAATATCAAGCTTACCTCTTGTCTATCCTAAAGCTACAGCGACTCCTCGAGCGTGATCAGTCGATTTGGTCGTAA
- a CDS encoding SepM family pheromone-processing serine protease yields the protein MTEQRNRWLTKQRIVIITGIILVAVLYFYRLPYYLTMPGHAIELSPMIEVDDVRSEKEGELMLVTISMSTSETNLVEYALGKMKEYWSLYPADKLRMDGESNEEYNQRQLKLMDTSKESAIYVAFTAAGEDVSRTFLGAYVSYIEDGLPADGRLQIGDTLKAINGEPITKGDDLSRMITSIGADSDVTLTVERDGESIDVTMPIVVDEIAGEKKPMIGIGMTFDYDVQSDPDVHIKSESIGGPSAGLMFTLEIYSQLMHEDITKGRSIAGTGTMNFEGLVGPIGGIKQKVVAADNENADVFFAPVLGDNYSDAKETADDIGTDMEIVPVQTFDDALRYLEQMQSS from the coding sequence TTGACAGAGCAGCGAAATCGTTGGCTAACGAAACAGAGAATAGTAATCATAACAGGGATTATTTTAGTGGCGGTGCTTTATTTTTATCGACTGCCTTATTATTTGACGATGCCAGGTCACGCAATTGAGCTCTCGCCAATGATCGAAGTGGACGACGTACGTTCAGAAAAAGAAGGAGAGCTCATGCTCGTGACGATTTCAATGAGCACGAGTGAAACGAATCTTGTCGAATATGCCTTAGGGAAGATGAAGGAGTATTGGTCACTGTACCCAGCAGATAAGCTTCGTATGGACGGAGAGAGCAATGAAGAGTACAACCAGCGACAATTAAAGCTCATGGATACGTCCAAAGAGTCCGCCATATATGTGGCGTTTACGGCGGCAGGAGAAGACGTTTCAAGAACCTTTCTGGGTGCTTATGTAAGTTATATCGAAGATGGATTGCCAGCCGATGGTCGGCTTCAAATTGGCGATACTCTTAAAGCAATTAATGGAGAACCAATTACGAAGGGAGACGATTTGTCACGCATGATCACGAGCATTGGTGCAGACAGTGACGTCACTCTTACTGTCGAACGGGATGGGGAATCGATCGACGTCACTATGCCTATTGTTGTCGATGAAATTGCAGGAGAGAAGAAGCCAATGATTGGCATCGGCATGACGTTTGATTATGACGTGCAAAGTGACCCCGATGTGCATATCAAGAGTGAGAGCATTGGAGGGCCGTCTGCGGGTCTAATGTTTACGCTGGAGATTTATAGCCAGCTAATGCATGAGGACATTACGAAGGGACGTTCTATTGCCGGGACAGGCACGATGAATTTTGAAGGGCTCGTTGGTCCGATTGGCGGAATCAAGCAAAAAGTGGTTGCGGCAGACAATGAGAACGCGGATGTGTTCTTTGCACCTGTTCTTGGTGATAATTATTCCGACGCCAAGGAAACGGCGGATGATATTGGCACAGACATGGAGATTGTCCCAGTTCAGACGTTTGATGATGCGCTACGATATTTAGAACAGATGCAAAGCAGCTAA
- the ylbJ gene encoding sporulation integral membrane protein YlbJ: protein MGQYTKTYTVVLSLCALLLTAALITFPQDAVGASVKGLTMWWTIVFPSLLPFFILSEIMVAIGIVTFFSVLFEPFMRPLFKVPGSGGVVWSMSMASGFPAGARMTTQLRKQNAITQAEAERLVAFTNASNPLFIFGAVAVGFFHDAHLGYLLAAAHYGGNLFVGLAMRFHRRSEAATAPFRWPSLRNAFRTLHEHRLKHHKPIGALLGEAVRSSVQTLLLIGGFIILFSVLNQLLSSLSIAALFQDVVAIIFSILHLPAELSGSFVGGFFEITLGAQLASETTAPIVFQAVIVSFVLAFSGLSVHAQVASIIAETDIRYAPFFRARCLHGLFSAVLALLLFPYLYTAPSMQTSGEVGETSQAVTFFGELLNGMHTFGPVITLGGLALYCVCYASDKVFTSK from the coding sequence ATGGGTCAATATACAAAAACATACACGGTCGTTCTCTCCCTCTGCGCACTGCTATTAACCGCAGCTCTCATCACATTTCCACAAGACGCCGTTGGAGCTTCTGTAAAAGGGTTAACGATGTGGTGGACCATCGTGTTCCCATCTTTGCTGCCTTTTTTTATTTTATCAGAGATCATGGTGGCCATTGGTATTGTAACGTTTTTCAGTGTCTTGTTTGAGCCATTTATGCGGCCTTTATTTAAAGTGCCTGGTTCAGGAGGCGTTGTATGGTCAATGAGCATGGCCTCCGGATTTCCTGCAGGCGCACGGATGACCACACAGCTCCGCAAGCAAAATGCCATCACACAAGCCGAAGCCGAACGCCTTGTAGCCTTTACAAATGCCTCTAACCCATTGTTTATTTTCGGGGCAGTTGCCGTCGGTTTTTTTCACGACGCTCATCTAGGCTACTTGCTCGCTGCCGCGCACTACGGAGGAAACCTTTTTGTAGGACTGGCTATGCGATTTCATCGTCGAAGTGAAGCCGCAACGGCCCCTTTTCGATGGCCATCACTACGGAACGCATTCCGGACTCTCCATGAGCACAGGTTAAAGCATCACAAACCAATCGGGGCACTGTTAGGAGAAGCCGTTCGCTCCTCTGTGCAAACCCTATTGCTCATTGGAGGGTTTATTATCCTGTTTTCCGTCCTGAATCAGCTGCTCTCTTCCCTGTCCATCGCAGCTTTATTTCAAGACGTTGTTGCGATAATATTTTCGATCCTTCATTTGCCTGCTGAGCTTTCAGGAAGTTTCGTTGGTGGTTTCTTTGAAATTACACTCGGGGCACAGCTTGCTAGTGAAACGACCGCACCGATCGTCTTCCAGGCTGTTATCGTCAGCTTTGTCCTTGCTTTTAGCGGTTTATCGGTGCATGCTCAGGTCGCATCCATCATTGCTGAAACCGACATTCGGTATGCCCCATTTTTTAGAGCCCGCTGTCTACATGGACTGTTTTCAGCCGTCCTTGCCCTGTTATTGTTTCCTTACCTCTACACAGCCCCATCGATGCAAACGAGTGGAGAAGTTGGTGAGACAAGCCAAGCAGTCACATTTTTTGGCGAACTACTCAATGGGATGCACACTTTTGGCCCTGTCATCACGCTTGGCGGATTGGCACTCTATTGTGTCTGCTATGCATCTGACAAAGTATTCACGAGCAAATAG
- a CDS encoding YlbF family regulator, whose product MIATNESVEVLEQVDHVGTMIVQSECAHAYHYARKTLAEDNEAQSLIREFGELKVIYEEVQRFGHYHPDYKKVMGEMRDLKRALDTQTSIARYKKCEDELQQLLTDVAQAFGGAVSDHIKIPTGNPFFDNMSSCSGGCGSGGSCGCS is encoded by the coding sequence ATGATAGCAACAAATGAAAGCGTAGAAGTGCTTGAACAGGTTGACCATGTCGGAACGATGATTGTTCAATCTGAGTGTGCACATGCCTACCATTATGCAAGGAAGACATTGGCTGAGGACAATGAAGCGCAGTCACTAATACGTGAATTCGGGGAATTGAAAGTGATTTATGAGGAAGTACAGCGTTTTGGTCATTACCATCCCGATTATAAAAAGGTGATGGGAGAAATGAGAGATTTAAAGCGCGCATTAGATACACAGACGAGCATTGCACGATATAAAAAATGCGAAGACGAGCTCCAACAGCTGCTCACAGATGTGGCACAGGCTTTCGGTGGAGCTGTGTCTGATCACATAAAAATTCCGACGGGAAATCCGTTTTTTGACAATATGTCTTCATGTAGTGGAGGCTGTGGCAGCGGAGGCAGTTGTGGGTGCAGTTAA